TATAAAGTATTATTATCGTTCTCATATTACAACTAATGGGATAGCGGGGAACGCCGTTAGGCGTTATCACGCTTTGTTAGTCACGTTATTATTCTTGCTTATAAATTCATAACAGTCATCCAAAGCATATCGGGCTAAAGCACTTTCTATCCATTTCTCATAACTATCAAGAAGCTTTTCGCATTCGGGATGTGTAAGCCAATACGTTTCACCATATAGAGCAAGCATTGCCCAATGATAAATGTTTTCGTGAGAAAAGAAAACAACATCATCAGTTGTGCTTATTGGCTGTTGTAAAGGATGAAAGTCTTTAACCAGTTGCAGTGCATTCTCTATGGTAGTATTTCCATATATAGATATGCACTCTTTCAATAGTTCGCAAAACACTTTGAAATGAAAGATGATTTTAACATCTTCATCCTCTGTTACTATAATGTCTTTGTTCATGCTGTTATCATTTATAAGTTATCGCAAGTTGTGACTAATGGGATAGCAGGGAACGGCTTGTCCGTTATCCTGCGTTGTTAGCTGTATTTTAGTCAAAAGTCATGTAACACAAACAGACTTTTAACAAGATAATTTTCTACTGTCCATACGGCATAATATCCGCCTGCACCGTCACTGTTCTGCGTGCTGATGAACAGTGAGTTTCCTTTACCCAATGCCACGACAACATTGTTTCGGCTCGGTTCGTATAGATGTGTTATGTATGCTGTTGGAAATTCCAATATTCCGGCAGGGTGCTTGACGGTGACAGATGCGTATTCTTCATGCGGAATATTATCATCTATGCCTGTCAAGTCAGAACAACCGTCAATACTCCGAACAAAGCCTGCTTCCAAATCATAAACAATGGCATGTTTTTGTGGATTAAACTTTTGGAAGATTATCTTTATGGTTAATGTGTCGTTGGCATATACAAGGCATTTATCTGTGCTTTGCGGCTGTTTCTTCAACTGTGGCAAATCTGCCAAATAACGGATGCGGCTTTTATGGATTTCTCCTGTATGGGTATTTCCATTCGGGCAAGTCTTGGTTATGCCCGTTTCTGCTCCATATTCTACGCTATGCCATTCTTTATGGCTCTTTTGTGCATCCCAATCGACAAACACATGATTATCCAATAATTTGCCTATTACTGTTCCACTTGTATCACGTACATTTACATATCCGTCCGCATCCTGAATGACACCGAAGAAAGGCTGTTGTGCTTGTATAGGCAAGCAAAACAGAATTGCCGATATGTAGAAAATAATCTTTTTCATGCTTCTATTACAGCTAATGGGATGCAGCTTGCCGCCGTTTAGGCGGAATAGGTGCTCGTTAACAACATCGTTAGTAAATACTTACTAAAACTCCAGTTTGGGAGTTTAATGCGTTTTCGTAAAAGGCTTTCAAATTCAGAAACTCTTTTTTCAATTCCGCTTTTAGTTGTTTTTCATCTTTTTTCACCCAGATATTTGGATATATTTTAGCTTTTCTAAACTTGGATAAATCCATACTTTCTATAAGAACCTCTATATCTGCCTTGTTTAGTGCATCAACAATGTCCTTAATATGATTAGGGTATGTATATGCTATAAAATCTTCACAGTCGAAAATTTTAGTGCCTACAATGGCTTCACTTAAAGGATCATTTTCAATTGTTTCTTGTGCGGACACTCCAGTTAGTAAGAAATGAAGCCCATCCCATAACTTATCAATATCATAGGCAATAGTTGTTGACTCATCTCCATATTCTTCAACAGCTTCAAATAAATCTTCATCATTTGAAAGCCTTTCTATTGTTGCTTCATCAGCCAACATGTAAACTCCTAACATTCCCATAATTCTTTTGTTGTTAATGGTTTGCAGCTTGCCGCCGTAGGCGGAACAGGTGCTTGTTATTCGCATATTATTCAGGTCGCCAATATGGATGTAATGCCGTTTCAATATTAAACTTTGGAATATTAAATTCATTTATCCATTCAAGGCGAGTCCAAACGCCAGAGTTTTCACCAACCATAAGCATCTTTTCATTACAAAAAACAGCTTCCATTTCATAAGGACGATGACCAATTTCAAAGTTCATTACAATGAATCTAACTGGTGCTTTATCTTGTAACGGCACAACAACCGAACTGCATTTTAAGGTGGATTTTGCCATTTTTCCTAATGGTCTTTCACTATGCTTAATGACTTCAACAGAGCGTTTGACATTTCTTGAAATTACTATTGGCTTATATATTGGACCATACTCCAGTTCTACATCATTGGGCAGAGCATCCATTTTATCTGCCAATTTTATAAGACCATTCATTATCATTTCTTTCATATCCATTGGATTTACATTGCAAAATTCCGTCCATGCAGTAAGCTGTTTGTCGGTAGGAAAACTCTCGCCATCCATATCAAACCACACATCGAAGTTCCCGCCCAAAGAATTGATATGGATAGGGGATTTGGCGGCATATAGCCCCAAATCATCAACTCGCCAAAGCGAGCAATCAAGATTTGATATGTAGTTTTCTTCTTTCTCCATTTGCTATTGCGAATAATGGGTTGGTGAGGAACAGCGTTTAGCTGTTATCTCGACCTTGTTATAAGCTAAATTTTTCTGTTACTATATTCCTTATCATTTTAGCATCTGTGCTATTCAGCCTATAAATGCTGCATAGTTTACTAAGAGCTTGCTGTATCTCTGCATCCGTTATCCCTAAGTTGAACATAATACCTAAAGGAAGAAACCAAGAGTTAGGAATTTGCTCATCCTCAATCGTTACTTTTGGGATATGGTTTTCTGCATCATTTTCACAACTCAATACACACCCTCTGTCTTCTTCTTGTAGATTTCCGATAGCATCTAATTCGGCACAATAGAAACGCTTTTCTTGGCTACTCTCATAATAGCCATAAGCGTAACGATATTCCCATAAATCTATCGAGAAGTAATAGACACCACATTTTGCCGAAAGCCTTTTACCCAATGTTTCGTAAATATATCGTAAACATTTTCCTTCAATGATATAATATCCGTTAATGACAGGCGAAATCAATATCTTATCAACCCTCGGTAAAAGGTCATTAAGATAATTGTCTGCATTTTCATAAGTAGTACAAAGTATAGAGTTGGTATCCCACTGCTCATTATCAGACAAAAGGGTTAGCCCCAATATGTCTGCAACATCTTTTCTAACGGATGCAGGTATTAGGAGCCAATCAGCACAGCTAAAATGTTCTTGTACTTGTTCGTTCATAATTTGGTGTACTATTGCTTATAATGTATTTATAAGATCACCTATAGGTGTTGTTTGTTTTGGTAAACGACACCCGACAGGTGTGTTTCCTAATCTCTAATAGCTGCACTCTGTGTCAGTGCGTCCCTTATTCTTCGAACATTCCGTTTGGCATAACCGAACGAGAATGGCGAAGTACGCTTGTTCAGGTCATTCACACTGTTGACCCATACCTGTCCTTTGTCGAACACGATGAAAATCTGCTCTCCCCATGTCAGATGCCAGATGGCGGGATTGGTATGCGCCACGATGCAGTCCTCACCGTAATGATCAACATCCCAGTCATAAGTTGCCGCCAGATTATATATCCTGTCGTAAATCGCCTGCTCGTCCAGCGTGGTCGGTATGCTTTGGAAATCCAGCTTGCGCCGCTGGTGGCGATATGACAGATAAGCAAGCGGCACAAACGCAATACCGAGCCAGAAAAAGACAGACATGAACAGACTGTCTGTATAGATCGCAACTCCCGTTGTGGCAAGAAACAGCACGGAAAAAAGCAATAGCGTGTGCGATACGCCATAATGGGTATACGCCCAGCTTACAGTCAGAGGCAGAGCCTTCTTTTCCAACACGAATTCGGCAAGAAGGGCATCCTTATCCTCTCGGTAGCGACGTCTGCAAGCAAGCCACCATGCCAACTCGAACAATGCGCCTGTAACCACGATGGCAATAAGGAAGTCCGCACCGGCTAATTTGCCTTTTTTCGGTTTGACGGAATATGGTTTGCCACCAAAGGTCAGCTCCTCGCAGGACACCTCATAACTGTCATCGTTAAAGAAATACTCGTAAACGTATTCTTCCTTGCCGTTGGAAATTGAAAAGGACTTGCGGGTAGGTCGGAATATTTTCCCGTTGATGGACAGCAGTGGCGGGTTCTGGTCGGGACAGGCATTGCAGGTCAGCGTGGCACAGTATTTTGCGTAACCGCCGGCCATACGTTCCACCTTCAAACTGCATTTCAGTTTGTTCATATCCACTACGGCAGGATGTACGGTTACACGGCATTCCGGGGTGGTATATGTCCGGTTGCCTGCCTTTACGGATGCGGAAGGGAGTTCGACCTCTCCGCTCTGTCTGAACTGCACAATATAACTGAATCCGCTTTCACGGCTCTTTCTTCCCACTCCGTTTATAATGGCGTAGCTACTGCCTTCATGTGACTTCGGACCTTCTATCACTTCAATGCTGCTGTTGAATACCGGAGGAGAAACCGAATCGAATTGTGCATTGACCAGCGCATACGTCAGTTCCACCACTTGTCCCGCACGGATCTCCCGCATCGTGTCAGCCTTTATGTGGAAATACACAGAGTCTGCTGTAGTCGAAGCGTACACCCGAACTACCGACAACAATGCGGATATCAATATACAGTAGATTTGCATACTACTGACTGGCGGTCTTGTTATGTTGCCTTTATTTTTCATTTCCGGTTCTGCAATTTAACAGTTGCACATTATGTGTTATCCAATGAATCAAGCGGATTCGGTATGCTCGACTTGTGGGCACTTGTAACATGAAGGTAGATGCTCGTAGTCTTGATGTCGTTGTGTCCCAAAAGCTCCTGTATGGTTCTCAGGTCCGTACCCTGCTCCAGTAAATGGGTGGCGAAAGAGTGCCGCAGCATGTGTACGTGTACCCGGTGCTTGATGCCGGCTCGATCGGCGGCTTCCTTCAACACTTTCACCAATGCACTTGCCGAATATTGCTCTCCGGGTGTTTCGCCCTCGAACAGCCATTTTTGCGGGCGATATTCCTTGAAATATTCCCGAAGTTCGCACAATACCTTCTCCGACAGCAGCGAGTAGCGGCATTTTTTGCCCTTGCCCATAATGCGAATCAGCATACGTTCGCTCATAATATCCTGCGGAGTGAGGTTAAGCAACTCGCTCCTTCTCAATCCTGCGGAATAAATCAACGAAATCATACAGCGATGCTTGCGGTTTGCAAGGCATGAAAGAATGCGCCGCACCTCGTTGCGGCTCAACACTTCGGGCAGGCTCTTGTACTCTTTGGCACGGGTGATGCCACCGTAGTATTGCCGTTTGCCGCCTTTCACCTGCTCGTAGTAGAACTTGATGGCGTTGATGCGCATATTCTGTTGCGACACCGAGATTTTCTTCTCGTTCACAAGATAGAGTATGTACTTGTTGATGTCCGGCACTTTCAGACGGTCGATGTTACGCCCCTTGTGATATTCCATGAAGTCGCTGAAATAAGCCTTGTAGGTCTTGACGGTCGAAGGGCTGTAACGCTTCTGTTCCAGCAGTTCAAGATAGCCTTTCGGCAGCACATATTCCCGTTTTGGCTTGGGATGGCGTACATATACACGGCTGTAGTCAATATAGGCGTGCGGAGAATAGCGGTCATAGAAGGCGGAAAACGGTGGCTGGAATGTAGCCGGAGCCGTCCACGACCGCAGCCACGTCGGTGTCCTGTGCCAGCAGCAGGGTTATGGCTTGGCTGTCCGTGTAGTCCACCCGGATGCACTCCTCACCGTTGTACCTGTCTTTATGCAGGACGATGCTGCCACGTTGTTTTAGTATCTTATCCATAATTTCCCGGCTATAGATTCCATGACCCCAAAATTAGCGAAATAATCCGAAAAACAAACCGATTGATTTGTTTTTAACACATAAAAAAGCGGCTGAAAACACAAAACCGCTCGAATTTTAACATTTCAGGCTTTTAAGACTTTGGACTGCCATTTTATAGTTCTTGGCATTGCGGTCGTGACCGCTGTTGATCATGCGGTCAATATGGAGTTTGGCATAGTCAGTGAAACTTGCGTCACTCTCCTGAGTCTGGAGAAATGAAATGACCTCCTTGACACTCCATAATGAGGTGTCCTGAAGATTTAGACGACGATTGTACTCGGATATGAGCTGGGTGCAATAGCGCAGGACTTCATTGTCACGAATTTCTTTAGTCTTGGAGACCGCTGAAGGTTCTACAATCTTGTCGGTTTTGATATACCCGGGTTTCCTGTTTTGGATTACCCAGATATAGACTGGATAGAATCCGTCTGAGCGTTGCTTCTGAACGCATGGTCTTAGGGTTGCCATAGTTCTCTTATTTAATGTTTGATTAATATTTAATGCCTTTGGGCTTTTTTTATTAATCAGAGACTTACGGCTGATTATTTACTCTAAACATTGCTCTAAACACGCTCTAAGCAGAGGGGGTGAAAAGTCTAAGCTATTTCTAAACATTTCCGTTTATTCTGCTCGATTTATGTGTACAAATGAACGAGAGGTTTAATAGTGAATTAGGTCGTAACCCCTGCAAAGCAAGGCGTTACGACCTAATTGTTAGATTTCAGTTACTAAGGATTAATCTTCTATGGCTGCCTGGGCCGCTGCTACGCGGGCGATGGGCACACGGAAAGGTGAGCAAGATACATAGTTCATGCCAAGCTTAGCGCAGAACTTAACAGATGAAGGTTCGCCGCCATGTTCACCACAGATACCGACTTTGAGATCGGGGTTGGTAGCACGACCTTTCTTGACACCCATCTCTACGAGCTGACCTACGCCTTCCTGATCAAGAACTTCGAATGGATCTGTCTTAATGATGCCGTTCTCTTTATAGAACTTAAGGAATTTGGGAGCGTCGTCACGAGAGAAGCCGAATGTCATCTGTGTGAGGTCGTTTGTTCCGAATGAGAAGAATTCGGCAACCTCAGCAATCTGATTTGCCACAAGAGCAGCACGAGGAACTTCAATCATTGTGCCGACTTTGTATGCTACAGTGTTGCCGGTTTCTTCGAATACCTTAGTAGCTGTGGAGTGGATGATGTTTGCCTGATTCTGGATCTCCTTGAGTGAGCCAACAAGGGGGATCATGATTTCGGGATGAACATCAATACCGCGAGCCTTCACTGCAAGAGCAGCCTCGATAATAGCGCGAGCCTGCATTTCAGTGATCTCAGGATAGGTGATGCCAAGACGGCAACCACGGTGTCCGAGCATCGGGTTGAACTCTTCGAGAGAGTCTACCTTTGCCTTTACCTCTTCAAGAGTGATGCCCATCTGCTCGGCAAGCTCCTTTTGGGTGGCTGTCTGGTGAGGCACGAACTCATGCAATGGGGGATCGAGGAGACGGATGGTAACTCCGAAGCCGTCCATAGCTTCAAATATGCCTTCAAAGTCACCACGCTGTATGGGGAGCAATTTAGCGAGAGCGGCACGACGACCTTCTACATCGCTTGCAAGGATCATTTCGCGAACAGCTTTGATACGGTCGCCCTCGAAGAACATGTGTTCTGTACGGCACAGACCGATACCCTGAGCACCGAAGTAACGAGCCTGCTTGGCATCGCGTGGAGTGTCGGCATTTGTGCGAACGAGAGTGTGGGTGTATTTGGAGGCAAAGTTCATTACCTGACCGAAGTCACCGCCAAGTTCAGGCATAACAGTGGGTACCTGACCGTCGTAAACCTCGCCGGTAGAACCGTTGAGAGAGATCCAGTCACCTTCATTATAGGTCTTTCCTGCCATTTCTACAGTCTTGGCCTTGTAGTCAACGCGGATTTCACCTGCGCCTGACACACAGCACTTGCCCATACCACGAGCAACCACAGCAGCGTGAGATGTCATACCGCCACGCATTGTGAGAATACCCTGAGCAACAGCCATGCCACGAAGGTCCTCGGGAGAGGTCTCGATGCGGACAAGGATGACTTTACGTTTCTTCTCGGCCCATGATTCAGCCTCCTCTGCGGAGAATACGATCTGACCTGAAGCTGCACCGGGTGAAGCGGGGAGACCCTTTGCTACAACATTGGCACGCTTGAGGGCAGCCTTGTCAAATACAGGGTGAAGAAGTTCGTCGAGCTTCTGAGGCTCCATGCGCATAAGGACAGTCTTGTCGTCAATCTCTCCTGCACGGAAAAGGTCCATGGCGATCTTCACCATAGCGGCACCTGTACGCTTGCCATTACGAGTCTGGAGCATCCAAAGTTTTCCATCCTGGATAGTGAACTCCATATCCTGCATGTCCTTATAATAGCTTTCAAGCTTGTTAGCAATAGCAATGAGCTCAGCGGCACATACAGGCATTGCCTCTTCAAGAGAAGGATATTTTTCCTTACGGACATCCTCTGAGATACCCTGAAGGGCAGCCCAACGGCGTGAGCCCTCAACAGTGATCTGCTGAGGAGTACGGATACCGGCTACGACATCCTCGCCCTGAGCGTTGATAAGGTATTCACCGTTGAACATGTTTTCGCCAGTTGCTGCATCACGGCTGAAAGCAACGCCAGTAGCGGAGTTATCACCCATGTTGCCATACACCATAGCCTGAACGTTAACGGCAGTTCCCCATTCCTCAGGGATCTGGTTCATACGACGATAAAGGATTGCACGCTCGTTCATCCAGCTGTCAAATACAGCACAGATGCCACCCCAAAGCTGCTCCCAGGCATTATCGGGGAAGTCTTTGCCTGTATATTCCTTTACAGCAGCCTTGAAGAGCTTAACGAGGTCTTTGAGATCCTCTACGTCAAGTTCTGTGTCAAGCTTAACGCCCTTTTCCTCTTTTTTCTTATCCATGATCTCCTCGAAAGGATCGATGTCGGTCTTGGTTTTGGGCTTCATGCCGAGAACCACGTCGCCATACATCTGAACGAAACGGCGGTAGCTGTCCCATGCGAAACGAGGATTGCCACTCTTTTCTGCGAGAGAAGCCACAGTCTCGTCATTCATGCCGAGGTTGAGGACGGTGTCCATCATACCGGGCATTGAAGCGCGCGCGCCTGAACGAACTGATACGAGAAGGGGATTGGCAGGATCATTGAACTTCTTGCCGGTAAGATTCTCAACATGAGCGATGGCTGCCTTTACTTCATCCTCAAGACGGCTGACAACCTCGTCACGTCCATACTGTGTGTATTCGGTACATACTTCGGTGGTGATGGTGAAACCGGGGGGAACAGGCATTCCCAAAAGGTTCATTTCAGCAAGGTTAGCACCCTTGCCACCAAGGAGATTGCGCATTGAGGCATTACCCTCGGCCTTGCCATCTCCAAACGTATAAACTCTTTTCATTGTGTTGATTGGATAATATATTAGGATATTAATTTATAAACTTTGAATCTTCGAGTGCTCTGTTGCATCCCAAAAACTATGCAAAGATAGTGTTTTTTTCGCCAGAATTCAAGCCCAATTAAATCTTTTGTTAAAATTAGTTCAGAGGGCGTGGCTGTGAAAATGTGCAAGAGCTGATATCGGAGACTGTATCACACGCCCCATGACACCTTTCTCTGCCTGCATTGCTTCTGACAACTGAGAGTGAAAATTTTCAGCAATAGAGCCTATAAAATTCACAGGGAGTACGCCGAATCCGGTGTAATTCAAGAGATTGTACCGTATATATCTTCGAAATTCATCGATAACAAATCTGTTGACATCCTGATAGCGGCAACATTTCAGAATGAATGGAGCGAAGGAAGCGAGAAACGCGTTGGGACGTGACTCTCTGTAAACTTGTGTAATTATCTCAGGGATACTGAAAGAACAATCATTCTTAAAGTCTTTTAACACATCATTACAGAATTGACCTTTTAGTAATCTCCCTAAAAACAATCTTCCAAGAACGGCACCGCTCCCTTCGTCACCGAGAATGTATCCGAGTGGGGAGACATTCTCTACTATATCCCTGCCGTCATACAGGCAGGAGTTAGAACCTGTGCCGAGAATGCCAACAATCCCTGCTGAATTACCGCATGCAGCCCGGGCAGCACCGAGCATATCGGAGGAGACTTCAATCCTTGAATTACGGAATAACAATGACAGGTCTGTCCTTATCCTTTCACATGCCTCATCGGTAGCACAGCCTGCGCCATAGTAATATACCTCACCCACATGCTCAGCATCACTGAGCAACGCATCACATTCTGAGATCAAGCCTTTTAGCTCCCCATTCTTTACGGTCATGGCATTGATGCCTCTTGAAAGAGGTATAAACTCGGCTAAGGTGTCGGAATCACTGACCTTTGCAACCGTAGTCTTGGTGCTCCCGCTGTCAAATATCAGGATCATTTATAGATATAATATTTTGATGATTTTTCTTTGAATTGTCGGGCATCCTGCTCCCAGAAATCGATCATATCGTCAACCTTGTAACGTTTAGTGAAAAGTTGACGGACCTTGGCAGATCCGCACACCTGATCAAACATTCTTACCCTTGAAGGGGCGGCTGTGGCAAAAGCCTTATGGGAAGGATACATGGAAGCCAGTTCCTGCATAACATAGAACTGGATTATACTCAAAGGGGCATTGGCTGCATCTTTTATATAAACCTGCACTCCGGCAACATTATCATTCTTGAACTGACCATAGAATGGCTTGTAGTATATCGGTCGAAATTCGATTCCGGGAATGCCAATGTCATTCAATCGTTCGGATAGTTTCTGTGCATCGATCCATGGGGCGGCCGCAAGGCTGAAAGGAAGAGTATATCCGACACCGATTGACACATAACTCAACTCGCCCATGATACCTGTAGCCGGATAAAGCAGAGCCGCATCTGTAGTCGGTATATGAGGAGAGGGGAGTACCCAGGGCATCCCGGTCTGAGAAAATGTCATGTTGCGTTGCCACCCATCCATCGGTATCACCGTCAGATCAACGGATACACCGGCACCTAAAAGACCTTCATTATTTAGATACTCTGCAAGCTCTCCCGGAGTGAGCCCATATATATAAGGTATCGGGTATTGTCCTACAAAAGATTCCCTTCCTTTCTCCACAAGATTCCCTTCGACTCGCACTCCTCCAAGAGGATTCGGACGATCAAGCACCATAAACTCTTTTCCTGCATTGGCGGCTGCCTCCATAGCCAATCCCATCGTGGATATGAATGTATAGCTGCGGCATCCTATATCCTGAATGTCATATACAAGAATATCGACATTTCTCAACATTTCTGGGGTAGGTTTCTTTGTTCGGCCGTGAAGAGAATACACCGGTACACCAGTCTTTTTGTCAACATCATTTGCAACAGAAGCTCCTGCCACATAGTCACCTCTCACACCATGTTCCGGAGCAAACAGCGCAGTAAGTCTTACACCTGGTGCCTCAGCAAGAATATCTATGGTAGAGCGCAGGTTATTGTCAACTCCGGTAGGATTTGTGATCAGTCCGACACGCTTGCCTTGCAACTGTTTGAATCCGTTTTCGGCAAGCACTTCAATTCCGGGTCGTACCACTATTGCATTGCCAGTCGCCAGCACTGTTTCCGCCACAGGTGATGTAGGTTCAGAGACAGCTTGGGAGCATGATCCTGCAACAGCTAAGAGCGCAACGCTGCCCATTAATAAAGACATCATGTTCATATGTATTTAAGCCGTTGGTATATCATAGAATAACACCGGCATGAGTTAAGTCGTTCAATGTTTCTTCCCGAATTCCGGATTGATCTTCAGCAAATATGTGACGCCGATAGTAGCAATGCAGCATATCATTGTCCAAATAAAGAAATAACGGTATCCGATGGTTTCCTGTATCCAACCGGCAGCCATACCTGGCAGCATCATGCCAAGAGCCATGAAACCTGTGCAGATACTGTAGTGTGCCGTAGAGAATTCTCCTTCTGAGAAATATATGAGATAGAGCATATAGGCTGTAAATCCGAATCCGTAACCAAACTGCTCGATGAACACACATGTATTTATTGTCAGCAGGCTCGGCTCACTTGCCCAACTGAGATATACAAAAGTCAGGCAGGTGAGCGACATGCTCCATGCCATAGGTTTAAGCCAATAATGCAATCCCTTTTTTGCAGCCAATATGCCACCAATAATACCTCCTGCCGTCAATCCTATAATTCCTACAGTCCCATACACAATTCCTACTTCTGATGTGGAAAGGCCAAGCCCCCCGATGGAACTTGCATCAAGAAGAAAAGGATTTATTAGCTTTATAAGTTGCGCTTCAGGCAACCGATACAGTAACATGAAGAGGATCGCAAGTCCGGCTTGCTTCTTTCTGAAAAAGGCGACAAAAATTCTTACGAATTCTTTTGTCACATCATTAAAAGTGTAATTCCTTTTTGTGTTTCTGATCTCCACCTTGGGAAGAGCCCAGGAATGATAAACGGCAAAAAACAGAAACATGGCAGACAGTACAAAAAATACCACTCCCCATGCAAAAGGGATATCTCCGGTGCTCTCTTCAATGCATCCTGCCACCACGACAAGAGCTCCTTGTCCGGCAACTGATGCTATACGATAGAATGTGGAGCGTATGCCCACATAAAATGATTGTTCATGTTCCGTAAGTGCCAGCATATAGTAGCCGTCGGCAGCAATGTCGTGAGTGGACGACACGAATGCCACGAGCCAAAACACAGCAAGTGTAAGACTAAAGAAAAACTGCACTGGCAATGCAAACGCTATCCCGGCAAAAGCTATTGCCACAAACCATTGCATAATGATGACCCATTGGCGTTTGGTTGATATTATGTCGACAAACGGACTCCAGAACGGTTTTATAACCCATGGCAGATAAAGCCACCCTGTATAAAGGGCTATGTCGGTATTGGAGACACCCAATCTTTTGTACATTATCACAGAGAGGGTCATCACCGCGATATATGGAAGCCCTTGAGCAAAGTATAGTGTAGGCACCCACGCCCATGGTGACCGCTTGGCGCAAGTGGAATTGATTGATTTACTCATATTTTCAGTATAATTTTACAATTGATGCCACAGGATAATAATGCCGTAGAATCTCATCGAATGTGTAGCCTTTTTCTCCCATTACAGCAGCTCCGATCTGGCATAGACCCACTCCGTGACCCCATCCCGCTCCATGAAGGATAAACGAATCAGGCACATTGCCTCCATCTTTAAAATGCCGGTCGACAACAAATGCCGAACTGAGCAGGTGTGATTCAGAAAGAGTACGCCTTATCATAAGTTCCTTTCCAATCACGATTTCTCCTTCAGTTCCGATAATTCGTAACCGGATTATGCGTCCTGACGTGCCGCGCTGCAACGGTATAAGGTCAATTACTTCTCCGACATTTATACCACTGCGTTCATTTAGAAGCCTTATTATCTTTTCTT
The nucleotide sequence above comes from Duncaniella freteri. Encoded proteins:
- a CDS encoding ATPase, giving the protein MILIFDSGSTKTTVAKVSDSDTLAEFIPLSRGINAMTVKNGELKGLISECDALLSDAEHVGEVYYYGAGCATDEACERIRTDLSLLFRNSRIEVSSDMLGAARAACGNSAGIVGILGTGSNSCLYDGRDIVENVSPLGYILGDEGSGAVLGRLFLGRLLKGQFCNDVLKDFKNDCSFSIPEIITQVYRESRPNAFLASFAPFILKCCRYQDVNRFVIDEFRRYIRYNLLNYTGFGVLPVNFIGSIAENFHSQLSEAMQAEKGVMGRVIQSPISALAHFHSHAL
- a CDS encoding BatD family protein, with the translated sequence MQIYCILISALLSVVRVYASTTADSVYFHIKADTMREIRAGQVVELTYALVNAQFDSVSPPVFNSSIEVIEGPKSHEGSSYAIINGVGRKSRESGFSYIVQFRQSGEVELPSASVKAGNRTYTTPECRVTVHPAVVDMNKLKCSLKVERMAGGYAKYCATLTCNACPDQNPPLLSINGKIFRPTRKSFSISNGKEEYVYEYFFNDDSYEVSCEELTFGGKPYSVKPKKGKLAGADFLIAIVVTGALFELAWWLACRRRYREDKDALLAEFVLEKKALPLTVSWAYTHYGVSHTLLLFSVLFLATTGVAIYTDSLFMSVFFWLGIAFVPLAYLSYRHQRRKLDFQSIPTTLDEQAIYDRIYNLAATYDWDVDHYGEDCIVAHTNPAIWHLTWGEQIFIVFDKGQVWVNSVNDLNKRTSPFSFGYAKRNVRRIRDALTQSAAIRD
- a CDS encoding YfbM family protein, which codes for MGMLGVYMLADEATIERLSNDEDLFEAVEEYGDESTTIAYDIDKLWDGLHFLLTGVSAQETIENDPLSEAIVGTKIFDCEDFIAYTYPNHIKDIVDALNKADIEVLIESMDLSKFRKAKIYPNIWVKKDEKQLKAELKKEFLNLKAFYENALNSQTGVLVSIY
- the ppdK gene encoding pyruvate, phosphate dikinase, with protein sequence MKRVYTFGDGKAEGNASMRNLLGGKGANLAEMNLLGMPVPPGFTITTEVCTEYTQYGRDEVVSRLEDEVKAAIAHVENLTGKKFNDPANPLLVSVRSGARASMPGMMDTVLNLGMNDETVASLAEKSGNPRFAWDSYRRFVQMYGDVVLGMKPKTKTDIDPFEEIMDKKKEEKGVKLDTELDVEDLKDLVKLFKAAVKEYTGKDFPDNAWEQLWGGICAVFDSWMNERAILYRRMNQIPEEWGTAVNVQAMVYGNMGDNSATGVAFSRDAATGENMFNGEYLINAQGEDVVAGIRTPQQITVEGSRRWAALQGISEDVRKEKYPSLEEAMPVCAAELIAIANKLESYYKDMQDMEFTIQDGKLWMLQTRNGKRTGAAMVKIAMDLFRAGEIDDKTVLMRMEPQKLDELLHPVFDKAALKRANVVAKGLPASPGAASGQIVFSAEEAESWAEKKRKVILVRIETSPEDLRGMAVAQGILTMRGGMTSHAAVVARGMGKCCVSGAGEIRVDYKAKTVEMAGKTYNEGDWISLNGSTGEVYDGQVPTVMPELGGDFGQVMNFASKYTHTLVRTNADTPRDAKQARYFGAQGIGLCRTEHMFFEGDRIKAVREMILASDVEGRRAALAKLLPIQRGDFEGIFEAMDGFGVTIRLLDPPLHEFVPHQTATQKELAEQMGITLEEVKAKVDSLEEFNPMLGHRGCRLGITYPEITEMQARAIIEAALAVKARGIDVHPEIMIPLVGSLKEIQNQANIIHSTATKVFEETGNTVAYKVGTMIEVPRAALVANQIAEVAEFFSFGTNDLTQMTFGFSRDDAPKFLKFYKENGIIKTDPFEVLDQEGVGQLVEMGVKKGRATNPDLKVGICGEHGGEPSSVKFCAKLGMNYVSCSPFRVPIARVAAAQAAIED
- a CDS encoding exo-beta-N-acetylmuramidase NamZ domain-containing protein; translated protein: MMSLLMGSVALLAVAGSCSQAVSEPTSPVAETVLATGNAIVVRPGIEVLAENGFKQLQGKRVGLITNPTGVDNNLRSTIDILAEAPGVRLTALFAPEHGVRGDYVAGASVANDVDKKTGVPVYSLHGRTKKPTPEMLRNVDILVYDIQDIGCRSYTFISTMGLAMEAAANAGKEFMVLDRPNPLGGVRVEGNLVEKGRESFVGQYPIPYIYGLTPGELAEYLNNEGLLGAGVSVDLTVIPMDGWQRNMTFSQTGMPWVLPSPHIPTTDAALLYPATGIMGELSYVSIGVGYTLPFSLAAAPWIDAQKLSERLNDIGIPGIEFRPIYYKPFYGQFKNDNVAGVQVYIKDAANAPLSIIQFYVMQELASMYPSHKAFATAAPSRVRMFDQVCGSAKVRQLFTKRYKVDDMIDFWEQDARQFKEKSSKYYIYK